In one Sphingobacterium daejeonense genomic region, the following are encoded:
- a CDS encoding ASCH domain-containing protein produces MILGFKQQFVEPILKGNKIHTIREDSKDRWKTGSHIHMATGVRTKSYSCFNEVDVKGVQYIFMTNHRWTFEVSIGDTHYCDKYLYPNDIEKIAINDGFKSLEDFQKWFIPLIESSPEHCFSGKIIHWTDFKY; encoded by the coding sequence ATGATATTAGGATTTAAGCAACAGTTTGTTGAACCCATATTAAAAGGGAATAAGATTCATACTATTCGAGAGGATAGTAAGGATAGATGGAAGACAGGCAGCCATATACATATGGCTACTGGTGTACGGACGAAATCTTACAGTTGTTTTAATGAAGTAGATGTCAAAGGTGTGCAGTACATTTTTATGACTAATCATCGCTGGACATTTGAGGTTTCAATCGGAGATACACATTATTGCGATAAGTACTTATATCCTAATGATATTGAAAAAATAGCCATAAATGATGGCTTTAAATCTCTTGAAGATTTCCAAAAGTGGTTTATACCGCTAATTGAAAGCAGTCCTGAACATTGCTTTTCAGGTAAAATAATCCATTGGACAGACTTTAAATATTAA
- a CDS encoding DUF3164 family protein yields the protein METTVLSKPASELTTDELSALLAQRQANEVAEKNEKRKAYETLRDETVKELVEGAKALNDMLSKFKSKSYASIGALYEMLQEHSDRHANGKGNVTLDSSCGNYRIMFRRHDATRFDERSTQAEAHILDFLTAEYPEGSPTNKAIRILLERKTGQLDKNNVLKLFKMKDDFDNENWRKGIDLLQESIVPDHTKYYAQFFYRSDDMEWLPIVLEFAKL from the coding sequence ATGGAAACTACAGTTTTAAGCAAGCCAGCGAGCGAATTAACAACAGATGAATTGTCAGCACTTTTAGCCCAAAGACAGGCTAATGAAGTCGCTGAAAAGAATGAAAAAAGAAAAGCCTATGAAACACTTCGAGATGAAACGGTAAAGGAATTGGTTGAAGGGGCAAAAGCGTTAAACGATATGCTTTCCAAGTTCAAAAGTAAATCCTATGCATCTATAGGCGCTTTATATGAAATGCTTCAGGAACATTCGGATAGGCATGCGAACGGTAAGGGTAATGTTACGTTAGACAGCTCATGTGGTAACTATCGTATCATGTTCAGGAGACACGATGCAACCCGATTCGATGAACGAAGCACACAGGCTGAAGCTCATATCTTGGATTTTTTAACCGCTGAATATCCTGAAGGCAGTCCAACAAACAAAGCCATTCGCATTCTCCTAGAACGTAAAACAGGGCAATTGGACAAGAATAATGTCCTAAAGCTTTTCAAAATGAAAGATGACTTTGATAACGAGAACTGGCGTAAAGGTATTGACTTACTTCAGGAATCAATTGTTCCCGATCATACCAAGTATTACGCTCAGTTCTTTTACAGATCAGACGATATGGAATGGCTACCTATTGTATTGGAGTTCGCAAAATTATAA
- a CDS encoding helix-turn-helix domain-containing protein: MKRRNILKLIAQELGYSVEDILTKGKKTDVLYARYITIAILREEGYSTNEIASLFTEWSRNNIANHCVEVFNDLLSYNRKFKDMYLKAVKAVEDSDYEDENDQKSA; encoded by the coding sequence ATGAAAAGGCGTAACATTTTAAAGCTAATAGCTCAGGAGCTGGGCTATAGTGTCGAGGACATTTTAACCAAAGGAAAGAAAACGGACGTGTTGTATGCTCGCTATATAACGATTGCCATTCTAAGGGAGGAAGGCTATAGCACCAATGAAATAGCATCTCTATTTACCGAATGGTCACGTAATAACATTGCCAACCATTGTGTGGAAGTATTCAATGATCTTCTTTCCTACAATAGAAAATTTAAGGACATGTATTTAAAGGCGGTGAAAGCCGTGGAGGATAGCGATTATGAAGATGAAAATGACCAGAAATCAGCTTGA